From a region of the Penaeus vannamei isolate JL-2024 chromosome 2, ASM4276789v1, whole genome shotgun sequence genome:
- the LOC113828187 gene encoding cuticle protein AMP4 — MKIVLFIALSAGVIGEGAPLQGPPVNLPPSNQISPDSAGARRSDLEAANGIVFHFSGSEGVADGGNLAGIWRYPLEDGSVASFKFVADEDGFQPESSLLPVAPAFPHPIPQFAIDQIEFARLEDERWA; from the exons ATGAAGATC GTGCTTTTCATTGCCCTGTCGGCCGGGGTAATCGGCGAGGGCGCGCCCCTACAAGGCCCGCCCGTGAACCTCCCGCCCAGCAACCAGATTTCTCCGGACTCGGCGGGCGCCCGCAGATCGGACCTGGAAGCCGCGAACGGAATCGTGTTCCACTTCTCTGGCTCGGAAGGCGTCGCTGACGGAGGCAACTTGGCCGGAATATGGAG GTATCCCCTCGAAGACGGCAGCGTAGCATCGTTCAAGTTCGTGGCCGACGAGGACGGCTTCCAGCCCGAGTCCTCCCTCCTGCCCGtggcccccgccttcccccaccccatcccccagttCGCCATTGACCAGATCGAGTTCGCCCGCCTCGAGGACGAGCGCTGGGCTTAA
- the LOC113828186 gene encoding cuticle protein AMP4, with the protein MKTALLLVLAAVAAADKLPFASPPVAILRSAQLNPDEFGAHSTEFEAENGIVFQVAGSEGVAGGANAAGSWSYPLEDGSVASVRFVADENGFQPESSLLPVAPAFPHPIPQFVLDQIEFARLEDEAKAREAILIQA; encoded by the exons ATGAAGACC GCTCTCCTCCTAGTCCTGGCGGCCGTGGCTGCGGCAGACAAGCTGCCCTTCGCCAGCCCTCCCGTGGCCATCCTGCGCAGCGCCCAGCTCAACCCCGACGAGTTCGGCGCCCACAGCACCGAGTTCGAGGCCGAGAACGGCATCGTGTTCCAGGTCGCTGGCTCCGAGGGCGTTGCGGGCGGCGCCAATGCGGCTGGCTCCTGGAG CTACCCCCTGGAGGACGGCAGCGTGGCCTCCGTCAGGTTCGTGgccgacgagaacggcttccagcccgagtcgtccctcctgcccgtggcccccgccttcccccaccccatcccccagttcgtcctcgaccagatcgagtTCGCCCGCCTCGAGGACGAGGCCAAGGCTCGGGAAGCCATTCTCATCCAAGCTTAA